From the Psilocybe cubensis strain MGC-MH-2018 chromosome 6, whole genome shotgun sequence genome, the window CTGGTCCTCATTGCTGTTTTATCATTAATCAGAATCTTTGATCAAGATCGACATAACTTATTTGGACAAGCGCCAGACATCAAAGAAACTTCGTTCttgacatcaaacaaaaACCCACGGATATCTATCGAACGCTGTCTATAGAAAAGTTCGAACTCCCTACATGGTTGCTACTATTACGTGTTTACACAAATCCCTCAAAGACGACCCGTACATTTTGTATTCGATACGATGATAATGACCacaatgacgacgaggagagAAGATAGCGATATCAAAGCACTCCACATCGAACAAAATATACACAATAAAAAGGACATTGGTGAACAAGAAGTAGAGGGGGAAAATCTGAATACGTTATGTATCataaaaatcaagaaaaagaagagggaaaggagaAATGAAGATAGTTCATAGTGCCGAGCACGCTTCGTAAATCATTAGAGAGATGGAAAGTAATaggagaaaagaaaaaaaccctggTAGGAAGCTGTTGCTTCATACCAGAGCATAATGATATAGAGCACGATTGAGGAAAACCAGAATTGGATGAAAACCTTATCAATTGACGTGAAAACCTACTCTCCAGCAAACAAACGGACGATCATGTATGTCGATGCCCCAACAAACCGAATGACTGAAGTGCGAACGTAAGACATAACAGCTGAAAGTCCAGACGAGGGATAGAGACGTACAAGCAAGTCCAGCCACGGAGGCTAACAAGAAGGACATATAGCCGTTCACGGCCTTATTTGCCCCTCCGTCCGATGCCTTCACATTTGTCGACGTGATCGCAGCGCCCAACAGTCCATTCGTTAAAACCCATGCCAATAGCACACTGCACATAGGCGGCACACATTAGCGAAACATCGGAAAATAGGACCGGTGAACATACTTGGTTCTGAAGGACCTGTAATAGTCCTCTTGCTGTGTGCCCTTGTCAGGTTTGCTCTCTACCTTGGGTGGCTTCGAGTTCAGCACATGAATCGCATCTTCGTATAGTGCATTAATATCCTTTTCGTCTGTCGGTACATCCGCCTCGACTTCGCCTGCCTTTTTGCCTGTGGCGACCGTCCCCAAATCTTTGGCAACGGTATTGTCACCTTTGGTACCCCATGAAACGTCGTGAACGTTAGCAAACTAGAGCAGATATGAATGAGAAATGGAAGTCAATGTCATGACGTTATACTGTGTGAACATACGGCGTAGACATTCAAGACGTTGATGTACGAGGGAGCCATGAGCATGTACTGCACAAACGAAGTGATCATGTGCCATGGCTCGAACTGCAGAAATAGATCAACCGGCTGACCAGAGAGTTAAACGAACAAGAGGCAGCGAGGACTTACGAATATGATGCTAGCAATCACATACAGCCCGAGCGTGGCCAGAAGGGAAACAACAATATTCCTGAAGATAGGGTTGGTGAAGATATCCGAGAACTGGAGAGGTCCATCCGTATGCGCAAGATTCTCCAGACCCTTGAACGCAAGCAGGAACGCAGCCACCTGATTCAAACCGTAAAGTCAACACGACAGATACGGGAACGAGATTCGGGAGTAAAACGTACAGTCATGTAAATTGTAATGACCGAGAAACCAAGCATGGCAGCTGTATACCCCCATTTACTCCCCTGCGGTCTATTACCCAGAGAAAGAATAAAGCACATGAGGAGGAGGCCGAGATAGAAATAGTTGAGAATGACGTTGACAATGTGAATGCCTTTGAGGTTGAAACTATGGTCTTCCATGGCTTCGGAAAGAATAGCGAAGGCGATATAGTAATTGGCCTGCGTATGCAAAGGTGGGGAGAGGAAAGATCACGTCAGCAAGAAATTTGGTAAACATTCAAGGTCAATATCAGTTGTCCCGATTCATGATCTCACTGATTTCAACCATACGGGAGAATTAAAGAAACATCTGACGCAAATGCTCACCAAGGCAAACCAGGAAAAGATGAGGTTAAATAACTGATACAGCATCTCCACGTGGATCCACGCCTTTCGTATAAATGTATGACTCGACCTATAGATGTAGTGGAAGTGCACTGTCGAATGCACGGCGGCAAAAAATGAACCATTGAGCCAGCGACGACGTTGGGAGATTAGTTCGGGGACCTATAAATATGGGGAGTGAAGGTGGAAGACGATGTCAGGAAAGGGCGTGGAGGGGAAAATTACAAAGGTGGTGAAGGCGCACAAAAAGATGAGGTTAGTAAACTATGTGTCAAGGGTACAGGGAGAGGAATCTGCGGACCTGATCGGGTACATCAGTCACTGCATACGCGGATTTGACATAATGCAGAATCCACGACCCGCCACGTTTGGAGACAAGTTCCCAGCATAGAATCTAAACAGACCAATAACATTCGTATGTGTTTAGTGTTTAGGGTCCAACAATGAAAAAGGGGCAGCGTACGCGATCCTCAGCAAGGTACATGTTCGCTGTGAAAATATCTGCTCCTGCGCCGTGCTGTTGAAAGACAGTCAGATTGAATAGAACAAGGCCATGGCAGAAAAACGTAAGAATGACGAGGGCCAAATCGGGTAGAATTAGCCAGATacagaagaaagaaaaggtcGTAGAGAATAGACTGAAAAGGAAATAACTACACCAAGACACCAGCGAATCAAAAATAGAACGACACGAAGCTCGCGTGGACCAAAAAGGAAAGGTAAGGGCCCaagatggaaagaagagaagaaagagattGACAGCCAATAAGCGCGATACAGATAAGGAAATAAATACATATGCAAGGCATTTGTACTAGAAGGTAAAGAAAACAGCGAAGTGAGAGGCCTATAACGCACCATGGTTTCACCCAGGAAATATTTCTGTAACGGACCCTCGCCTTGGGAATCGTTTTGCAGCGCAATGTAGCGGTACGCACTGAAGGCACCAGGAAGCACGGTGATGTATCCAAATACAGATTCTCTGTGTCGGTGATTTAGTTGCAGGTGATTCAAAATCAAGGAACAAAGTCTGATCAATACAAACTCGAATGATCGGAAATATAACATGTACTGACAATGGTTTATCCAGGATATTCGACATTTTGTACTCAAAGTTTTGTGCGGCAACTGTTGGGCCATGAGTAAATAGATACGTTTTCCTCACTCACCAGCAACGATAATAAAAATGTAGACTTACCAAGTGGGTTAATCAAATTTCTTCCGTACTTGCCCTTGAGCGCTACAATCTCACCACAGGCACCGCCTACATTGGAGTTGATATCAAATGCCTTCCACAAGTGGTAGATGGACGTTGGGCCAGGCATAGTGCCCACGTCAAGGAGAACGCAGACGTTGGGTTGAAGAATAGCACCGAAGGCATTAAAGAACCACCGATGGGAATTGattttcttctgattcttttcCTTGAGACAGAAAATAACTTGCACAGGAACTGTGCCCTTTTCCGCGCCTTCGATTTTCAGAGATGGGGTAACAGAGACTGATCGCAGCTTCAACAATATGGGAGAAAGACAAATGGACAGGAGGACGTACTTTGAGTGGTATATTCATATATATGAGCGGTGACCTCCTGGTTCCCGATCTTCTGCTTTGCTACCCCTTCCTGATAGGCGCCCATAGCAGCGATAACGCTGAGCGTCCTCGAATTAATCTTCCCTCGTCCATCGCTCACGATACATACAACGACTTTTTTCCATCCATCCTTGCCCCAAGTCTTACTCCTATCACGCTTGCACAGATGCGCAACGTTCTTTATTACACCGTGCATAGTACGGCAGAAAAGCTCCTCGTCTTCATTATACATCGTCATCACAATGAACAACTCCGTGCGCCGTGGCGGGTCGTAGTGCACCTGTCGGAGAGTGAAGCCCGAGTCCTTGAAGTCATTTGGATCGCACGTCGCCGCTGAGTACCGCATGTGCGTAAATTCGCGCTCGGTGCGGTTCGCGCACATGTCTAGGAGCTTTTTCGGCACCGCGTTGTCCAGCACAAAGTTGCCGTGGAACAGCCTGCACACATGAGACGTAATCGTCACTACAACAGTCTAGTACACTCACTCGACTTTCTTGATCGTCTTGTACCGCCTTGGCACACGCTGTGGGATCCGCCCGTATCGAATGTTGTTCTCCTCCTGCACGCTCTGCTCGCCGTCCTCCTCCAGCCCGCCTGGGAAATGTGGCGTGAACGCCCCCGAAGACGACGGGTCCCTCCGCAGCAGTGGCATGTCGCCCGTATCGATGCCCATGTCGTCGCCTTCATTCATGTCGTACGCGGACCTGTTGTACTGCGGTTGCAGTCCTGGTGTCCTCGATGGCCCTGGAGGTGCTAGCAGTGGGTTTAATGAAGGTGCAGGCGACAACGCGTTGTGCGGTGGGGGAGATGCAGGGTGCACGACATTTGGCGGGCGGTAGGCGCCATATCCGAGATCTGtgggcggtggtggtggtgggtatATATTTGAGGTCACtcctggaggaggaggtggtggtggtgaagaGTATGGATTATGTGGAATTGGGTTGAATGGGTCAGTCATCGAAAGCGGGGTTCCTGCCCCAAATTGTTGCTGTCTTGGATGGGCTTCATATTGTTCATAAGGGTTCGGCGTCGTTGTCTGCTGATAGGGCGAGTATCCATCGTTGTAGTGTCCTCGCTGTGCCTCGTCGGCCTGTCGTTCGAATATTAGcttcgtcatcgtcaccTTGATTATCCACTGACCTCTGGATATCGAGACATTGTCAAAGTGAATATACGTCtcttttttcctctttttctacTGCTGCGGCTTCTGATGTATCTGGCTGTGAATAAGCTGTTCGCTGCCAGTCGCAACGAGCAAGGCTGTGGTCGCTGTCCATGCCGCTGAACACTCTAAAAAGGGTATTCATTACGTAAATTTTGATCGTTCCTGACTGAAAACCTTTAAGTAAAAAAATAAAGGCAATCTAAAGTGCTGAGGAATAGAAGAGAATGTTACGGACAAGGCATGGAGTCCAGAACTTGCTGGATTAAGTGGAGAATATAATACAACTGTCGTGAGTAGAATTGATATCACGATTCACGAGGCACGGAAACTCCTATCCCAGGAGACTTCGAACTGATCATGTTGGAACTTGGTTGGTTGAGATTAAATCAAAAGAGTTACTTAAATCCAATGATAAGATACAAGAGAACTACGCGAGAAGTTGAATAGCCTAGAGACATCTACACATGTTCGGCCTTGCGCCTCGAGACATGTCTTCCAAACCAGTACCAAAAACTATTTCCTAAAATAACTCAATCACCCTATGTCTCATTGAGAAACCTTGGTCTTCGTTCCAACCTCGAATCTCTAGGACACCTCGTCTCGCTATTCAATCACTCCATGGTCTCGTCGAATCATTGGAACATGTTCCCAAGACATGCAGTCATTCGACTCCGCGGTTAAACGATGCTTCCAGATTATCATTGGCTTTGACATGGTATTTAAGTTGTTTAAATTTATTGATAAAAAACCGCTCACTTAAATAATTCCTTGGGAGAACATTCAACATTGTTAATATCAGTTAATGTATTATCTTTCgatgttcaacgttcaatgCCGATCATTTTGAATAGTAATGGGCAAACATAGAATCCAAGATGTAATAGTATAAGAAATTACATTATGGTTTCTTACTAAATGACCTACGATGCCACGCAGCTTTAAATTGGGAAACGTCAAGATAGAACCACCATGAGAGGGAGGTAATTCTGAACTTGACAGAATTTTTAGGGTAAGGAACCTACGGGTCTTGTGATTCACCCGGCTGATTGGAAAGAAAACTCATCCATCCCTTATAAAGTTCAAATAGCGGGAGTTTGAGTTGCCCGCTATCAATTTTGGAGACGAAAAGTTATGTTTAGCATACCAAATATTGATGTGAAACTCCATTATAGCTAGGAGACGGTGGCGGCTACTATACCGCCATTGCTGTGGTTCTTCATTCAGTGTCACATCAATATGCCAGCCACTGGGAGGGAATATTACAACTATACACCTTCTTGTCGCACTTGTTACTCCGGCAGATAGGAGCATAAACTCGTAGCATCTCCATTCCTAGCTTGAAGAAATGAGTAAATATCACTGAGAGGAATTGCTATATTGGAAACTCATAGCCAGGTTTGCTTTTATTTAAACACATAACTGCCTCTAGTGAGCACCGGGAATCTGACTGAGAGACGTATAGACACCACAGAGTGACAGTTCTTGACATCTGCCAGTGGGTGTGATACGACGTTGCTTGCAGGGAATGAAAATCGCGTCGTTATGTGGCGCCTTTTGTGTGAAGGAAAAATCAGCCTATATACCACCAATAGAAAGTGTCGGTTCAACACATATCATGTGGGTTTTAAGAGGCTATATACTGATTGAAATACTAACAAATTTAGTATAAAATGTGTCTTCCAGTACACATATCCTACCCAACTTTCAATACCTTTCCCTACAATATGGCagtcaaagacaaagaaaaccTTGCCTCCGCCTACGTTCTCAGTTTTCTCGCTGACCATGATCGCGAGGAAGCCGAAAAATTCTTTGAGAAAGAGGACCTGGATCTTCTTGCCCCAGATC encodes:
- a CDS encoding Chitin synthase 4 — translated: MSRYPEADEAQRGHYNDGYSPYQQTTTPNPYEQYEAHPRQQQFGAGTPLSMTDPFNPIPHNPYSSPPPPPPPGVTSNIYPPPPPPTDLGYGAYRPPNVVHPASPPPHNALSPAPSLNPLLAPPGPSRTPGLQPQYNRSAYDMNEGDDMGIDTGDMPLLRRDPSSSGAFTPHFPGGLEEDGEQSVQEENNIRYGRIPQRVPRRYKTIKKVELFHGNFVLDNAVPKKLLDMCANRTEREFTHMRYSAATCDPNDFKDSGFTLRQVHYDPPRRTELFIVMTMYNEDEELFCRTMHGVIKNVAHLCKRDRSKTWGKDGWKKVVVCIVSDGRGKINSRTLSVIAAMGAYQEGVAKQKIGNQEVTAHIYEYTTQISVTPSLKIEGAEKGTVPVQVIFCLKEKNQKKINSHRWFFNAFGAILQPNVCVLLDVGTMPGPTSIYHLWKAFDINSNVGGACGEIVALKGKYGRNLINPLVAAQNFEYKMSNILDKPLESVFGYITVLPGAFSAYRYIALQNDSQGEGPLQKYFLGETMHGAGADIFTANMYLAEDRILCWELVSKRGGSWILHYVKSAYAVTDVPDQVPELISQRRRWLNGSFFAAVHSTVHFHYIYRSSHTFIRKAWIHVEMLYQLFNLIFSWFALANYYIAFAILSEAMEDHSFNLKGIHIVNVILNYFYLGLLLMCFILSLGNRPQGSKWGYTAAMLGFSVITIYMTVAAFLLAFKGLENLAHTDGPLQFSDIFTNPIFRNIVVSLLATLGLYVIASIIFFEPWHMITSFVQYMLMAPSYINVLNVYAFANVHDVSWGTKGDNTVAKDLGTVATGKKAGEVEADVPTDEKDINALYEDAIHVLNSKPPKVESKPDKGTQQEDYYRSFRTNVLLAWVLTNGLLGAAITSTNVKASDGGANKAVNGYMSFLLASVAGLAFIRFVGASTYMIVRLFAGE